One segment of Candidatus Polarisedimenticolaceae bacterium DNA contains the following:
- a CDS encoding TerB family tellurite resistance protein: LTPEVAMGILDTLGIRAKAPATAAGDTETVRRIAASLDRLDPERARYLAAFAYLLTRVASADLKVSEDETRTMERIVMEKGALPEEQAVMVVQMAKTQSLLFGGVENFLVTREFREIASVEQRIGLLHCLFAVSAADHVISSAEEGTIGKIASELMLDHAEYVAVKGAYRDRLATLQNGG, translated from the coding sequence TACTGACCCCGGAGGTCGCGATGGGAATCCTCGACACGCTGGGCATCCGCGCGAAGGCGCCCGCGACCGCGGCGGGGGACACCGAGACCGTGCGCCGGATCGCGGCGTCGCTCGACCGGCTCGACCCCGAGCGCGCGCGTTACCTCGCGGCGTTCGCCTACCTTCTCACCCGCGTGGCGTCCGCCGATCTGAAGGTCAGCGAGGACGAGACGCGGACGATGGAGCGGATCGTCATGGAGAAAGGGGCGCTCCCGGAGGAGCAGGCGGTCATGGTCGTGCAGATGGCCAAGACCCAGAGCCTGCTCTTCGGCGGCGTCGAGAACTTCCTGGTCACCCGGGAGTTCCGGGAGATCGCGTCGGTCGAGCAGCGGATCGGGCTGCTGCACTGCCTGTTCGCGGTCTCCGCGGCGGACCACGTGATCTCGTCGGCCGAGGAAGGCACGATCGGGAAGATCGCCTCGGAGCTGATGCTCGACCACGCGGAGTACGTCGCGGTGAAAGGTGCCTACCGCGATCGCCTGGCGACGCTGCAGAACGGCGGCTAG